A region of Calditrichota bacterium DNA encodes the following proteins:
- the rplI gene encoding 50S ribosomal protein L9 translates to IPAGFALLASDRNLRSLEAQRKQAEAKSLREMKSHRAVAERIRREEVVATVQTGEEDRMFGAVTAADIAELLAAKGIEIDRRIIDLEEPIKALGVYTVPVKLHAGVEAHVRVRVIKAE, encoded by the coding sequence CATCCCGGCCGGCTTTGCTCTGCTCGCCAGCGATCGGAACCTCCGCTCGCTCGAAGCCCAGCGCAAACAGGCTGAAGCGAAGTCACTGCGCGAAATGAAGAGCCATCGCGCGGTCGCCGAGCGGATTCGGCGCGAGGAAGTCGTCGCCACGGTTCAGACCGGCGAGGAAGACCGGATGTTCGGTGCCGTAACCGCGGCCGACATTGCGGAACTACTCGCCGCCAAAGGGATCGAGATTGACCGCCGTATCATCGACCTCGAGGAGCCGATCAAGGCCCTCGGCGTCTATACCGTGCCGGTCAAACTTCATGCCGGCGTCGAAGCCCACGTTCGGGTCCGGGTCA